The region TCGCCGGAGAGGTGGACGTGCCCGGCGTCGAGCAGTGGCACCAGCGCGGGCACCGGCTCGACGCCGTCGATCCGGACCGTGCCGACCCGCAGCGCGCCGGGCGGCTCGGCCCGGCGCGCGGGCGTCGGCGCCCACCCCGCCCAGTCGGCCCCCGCGCAACCCGGGGCCTCCTTCCGGGCGGCGTCGGCGGCCCGCCGCGCCAGCTCCGCGATCCTTGTGGAGAAGCGGGCGTCGATGTCGGCGACGCGGCGGTCCCGTTGGGCACCCACCCGCGCCGGTACGGCCGCCGCCGCCCGCTGCACCCGGGCCAGCCGTTCCCGCCCGACGGTCAGGTCGGCCTGGGCGGCGGACAGCCGGGTACGGGTGGCGCCCAACGCCTCGGCGAGAGTGTCCCGGACCCGGCTGGCCAGCTGACCGCGCCGGTCAGCCATCGGAGCCCCGACGCGTCGGCGCGTCCCGCCACGGGCTGCCCGAGCGTGGGGGCAGCCCTGCGGGGCGCGGCGGTGGCCCATCCGAGCGCGGCGGCAGGCCGCCGGAGCGCTGCGCGGCGGCGCTGCCCGGCCGCTGCACGGCACCCCCGGCACGGGGAACCGAGCCCGGCCGCCCGATCCCGCCCGGTTGCTGGGCCCGCGCCGGTTGCCCCGCGCCGCCCGGTTGCCCCGAGCCCGCCGGTTCTCCCGCCCCCGCCGGTTCTCTCGCACCGCCGACCGGCAGGTCCCGGCCGAGGCGGGCGAGCAGCAGCGCGGTCGTCACCCCGGCGGTCACCGCGGAGTCGGCGGCGTGCGGTGGCTCCCCGGAGGCGCGCGGTGGCGGCATCCGGCACACCCGGGTCAGCAGCGTCTCCAGCACCGGGGGCGGCAGCCCGGGCAGCAGGTCGCGGACGCGTCCGTCCAGCTCGCCACGCAGCCGCCCGAGGTCGGTGGCGCGGGGTGGGTGCCCGAGCAGCTCGCCGGCCAGCTCGCGCAGTAGCGGTGGTGCCAGCGCGGCCATGCCCAGGCCGACGTCGGCCGGGGCTCGGCGCAGCTCCTTGCGGAGCCGGTCCCGGTCGCCGGAGCGCACACCACCCACCACTCGCCGCAGCAACTCCTGGGAGTCGTCCACCCGCTCGTCGGGCTCCTCGTCGAGGCCTTCGCGCCCGCCGGTCAGTTCGGCCACCCGCACCGACCACCAGCGGCGCATCCGCACCTGCTCGGCCGGCTCGGCCGGCACCTCGGCGGGCCCGGACGTCGGCGGCGTGTCGTGTCGGGGAGCGCGTTGCTCGGGGCGGGGCGCCGGGGCGCCGTCCGCGCCGAGCCCGATCGCCGTCAGATAGGCCGACAGCTGCTCCTGGGCAACCCGCAGCGCGTAGCCGGCGCTCTCGGCGTGCTCGGTCGCGGCGGACAGCTCGGGCACTCCCATCGGGTTGGCCGATTCCTGGCGGACCCAGCGCAGTCGCTCCGCGGCCAGGCCGAACTTCTCCAGCGCCTGCCCCAACAGGGCCAGCGGGAACTCCTCGCTGGCGGCACGGACCTGCCCACCGACGTCCTCGATGATGGACATGACGGCCTACAGGGTGGCGACGTAGAGCTGCGCCTGCTCCACCGCGACCAGTGTCGCGGCGAGACACTCCTCCAGCTCCTGGCTGGCCTGTGTCAGCGACGCCTGGGCCGCCTCCACCGTCTCGTGCCCGCTGCCCTCCAGCGCCCCGGCGAGGGTCTGCTGCGCCTCGGACAGTTTCTCGCCGGCTGCCTGCACGGCTGTCTGCCCGTCCCCGATCTGTTGGAGGGCGACATCGATGGCAGCCTTCAACTCGGCGACGCTCGCCACGGCGGAACCTCCTGGGGGCGGGGAGATCTCCATTAGAGCCTATCGGCGGTTCCGAAAGAACATCCGCCCTGTCGGTGTTCCTGCCCGCCTGTCCGGAAGGCCCACGGAAGTGCCGGGAGTCCGTTCTGTGGGAGTCCCAGTGCGAGAATTTCTCAGCTGTTGGTCAGGGTCTCGCGTAGCCAGCGCGGCCCGTACACCTCGGCGCCGAGCGCGGTAACGCGCCCGCGCAACTCCCGGTCGGCCGTGACCACCAGCCGCCGGCGGTGCGGCGCGTCGGCCACCAGCTCGACCACCGTGTCGTCGCCGGAACCGGCGGCGGAGACCACCCGGACGCCCTCGGTGCCCTGCACGTCCCGCGCGGCCCCCTCGACCACCAGGACCACCTCCACCGGGGCGGGCAGCCGAGCCGGCAACCCGACGGTCGCCACCGGGGCGAGCGAGTCGCGCAACCGGGCCGCCGCGCCGGCGCGGTCCCGCCACCACCCGTTCGGGCGGGAGCCCACCACGTTGGCGCCGTCCACGATCAACAGCGGTGTCTCGTCCATCCCACCAGACTGCCACCATCGGCCGGCCCCGGCCCGGAGGCCACACCCGGCACGCCGGTCCGCCACCACCTGCGGCGTTTGTCGGGGCGCGCGTCGGGTAGCCCCTGCCGACCGTGCCGCGCCCGACTGCGGAGGACAGACATGATGGGACCCGGTGACATCGGCTCCGACCCGTGGGATGAATTCCTGGCCCGGTACTTCGGCCGGGGCGAGGGGGGACGCCGGCCACCGCACCGGGTCGACATCACCCGACTGATGACGGCCGACGCCCGGGAGATGCTGGCCGACGCGGCCCGACGCGCCGCCCAACGCCAGAGCAGCGACCTGGACACCGACCACCTGCTCTGGGCGGCGCTGCAACGCGAACCCCTGCGCGACCTGGTACGCCGGGCCGGCGCCGACCCGGACACCCTGCTCAACGCCCTCGGTGGCAAGGGTGACGGCGCGCCGCGCGGGGAGGTGCCACCCAACCTGTCGTTGACCCCCGCCGCCAAGCGGGCGTTGCTCGATGCCCATCAGCTCTCCCGGGCGATGGGCGCCAACTACATCGGCCCCGAACACATCCTGATGGCGCTGCCGCTCAACCCGGAGTCCCCGGCCGGGCGGATGCTGGCCGCCGGCCGGATCCAACCCGAGTCGTTGCAGGCCGCCAACGCCGAGCGCGGGCCGATGACCGGCCCGAAGCCGGATCGGGGCACCCCCACCCTGGACCAGTACGGGCAGGACCTCACCGACCTGGCCCGCAACGACCAGATCGACCCGGTGATCGGACGAGCCGACGAGATCGAGCAGGCCGTGGAGATCCTGTCGCGGCGTACCAAGAACAACCCGGTGCTGATCGGTGAGGCCGGTGTCGGCAAGACCGCCATCGTCGAAGGGCTGGCCGAACGGATCTGCGACGGCGACGTTCCGCAGACCCTGCTCGGCAAACGGGTCGTCCAACTCGACCTCGCGGGCCTCGTCGCCGGTACCCGCTATCGCGGTGACTTCGAGGAGCGGCTGAAGAAGGTGATCGACGAGATCCGGGCGCACCGCGACGAGCTGATCATCTTCCTCGATGAGATCCACACCCTGGTCGGTGCGGGAGGCGCCGGCAGCGAAGGCGGGATGGACGCGTCCAACATGCTCAAACCCGCCCTCGCGCGTGGCGAGCTGCGGGTGATCGGCGCGACGACGCTGGACGAGTACCGCAAGAGCATCGAGAAGGACGCCGCGCTGGCCCGGCGCTTCCAGCCGGTGCTGGTACCCGAGCCCAGCGTCGACGACACCATCGCCATCCTGCGCGGTCTGCGCGACCGGTACGAGGCACACCACCAGGTGCGCTTCACCGACGAGGCGCTGGTCGCCGCCGCCGAGCTGTCCGACCGGTACGTCACCGACCGGTTCCTGCCGGACAAGGCGATCGACCTCATCGACCAGGCCGGCGCGCGGGTGCGGTTGCGCACCCGTACCCCGGCGTCCGACGTGCGGGAGCTGGAGCAGGAGCTCGACGAGGTACGCCGGGACAAGGAACAAGCCGTCACCGACGAGCAGTACGAGCGGGCCTCCGCGCTGCGCGACCGGATCGCCGAGTTGGAGGACGCCATCCGCCGCGCCAATGGCGAGGACGGCTCGTCCGGCTCCCAGGTGCCCGAGGTGGGCCCGCAGGAGATCGCCGAGGTGGTGTCCCGGGCCACCGGCATCCCGGTCAGCCAGCTCACCGAGGAGGAACGCGACCGGCTGCTGCGCCTGGAGGGTCACCTGCATCAGAAGGTGGTCGGTCAGGACGACGCGGTCACCGCGGTCGCCGAGGCGGTCCGCCGCTCCCGGGCCGGGCTGGCCGACCCGGAGCGGCCGATGGGCAGCTTCCTGTTCCTCGGCCCGACCGGAGTCGGCAAGACCGAGCTGGCCCGCGCCCTGGCCGAGGCGCTGTTCGGCGAGGCGGACCGGATGGTCCGGGTGGACATGAGCGAGTTCCAGGAGCGGCACACCGTCAGCCGGCTGGTCGGCGCGCCACCCGGATACGTCGGCTACGAGGAGGCCGGCCAGCTCACCGAGGCGGTCCGTCGCCGCCCGTACGCGGTGGTGCTGCTCGACGAGATCGAGAAGGCCCACCCGGACGTGTTCAACATCCTGCTCCAGGTGCTCGACGACGGGCGGCTCACCGACAGCCAGGGCCGCACGGTGAACTTCAAGAACACCGTACTGATCATGACGAGCAACCTGGGCTCCGAGCTGATCACCGGCGCCCAGCGCGCGGTCGGCTTCGGCACCGGCGACGTGGGCAGCGAGCAGGAGAACGACGAGCTGCGCGAGCGGCTGATGCGCCGCCTGCAGGAGAACTTCCGCCCGGAGTTCCTCAACCGCATCGACGAGGTCATCATCTTCCGCCGGCTGGAGGCCGAGCAGTTGCGCGACATCACCGCGCTGCTGCTGGAGGAGACCCGCCGCCGCATGCATGCCCAGGACCTCCAGGTGGAGTTCACCACCGCGGGCATCGACTGGCTCGCCGAGCACGGCTACCAGCCGGAGTTCGGCGCCCGCCCGCTGCGCCGGGTGATCCAGCGGGAGGTGGACAACCACCTGTCCCGGATGCTGCTGGAGTCGGCGATCTCGCCGGGGCAGAAGGTCACTGTGGACGTCCGCGACGGCGCGCTCAGCTTCGACGTGAGCGCCGGCGAGCGCGGCTACACAGCCGCCACGACCACCCACCCACGATGAGCGGGCCGGCACGACCGGACGAGCACGAGGACCCGCACGAGCCCGGGAAACCCCGGGACGAGGACGACCACCCCGACCCGATCCTGGCGCCGCCCACCGCGAACCCCCGCAGGACGCGGGTGCCCGCCGAGGGCCTGCATCCGAAGACCGACCAGGAGGACGACCCGGAGACGTCCGGGCATCGCCGGCGAGAGGAGACCTGATGGTACGCGAAGCGCGGCTGGACCCCGAGGTGGAAGTGCTCTGGGAGGACTTCCACGCCGAGGTGAACGTCCCGTCGGAGCAGCTGCGCACCTGGCTGCTGACCCGGGGCTCCGGTGAGGACTCGTTCAGCCCGAACCCGGACCTCGACCTGCCCCAGCCGGGCCGGGAGATCCTCAAGGTGTTGAACAAGCGCAAGGTCGACCTCACCCCGGAGGACATCGAGGTGATGCGGGAGGCGGTCGAGCGCATCCGCGAGCTGATGGACGCCAAGCCGGCACGCGGCAACGCCGACGACGGCTGGCGGCACTCGCTGCTCGACCTGGGGCACGACCCGCTCGTCGAACGCTGAACGGTGCGCCGCTCGACGGTGCCGCCCCGCTGTGGGACGGCACCGTCGACGCGTTCGCACTACTGGCCCTGGTCGGGCTCCAGGCTGCCGATGGTCAGTCCGGCGGCGTCGGCCGCCGCGTCCCGGTCGCCGCGGGTCTGGTCCTCGCGGGTGAGCAGGTTGGCGTACTCGGTGACGTCGGCCGGGTCGGGCACCGTCGGCAGCCGACGCAGGAACGCCTCCACCTCGCGGGTGGCGGCGGTGTGCGCGGCGGCGGCCTGGCGCAGCAGTTCGCGGTCGTCGGCAGGCGGGTAGAGGTCCGTCATGTCCGCCAGATACCCGGCCAACGGCGGTTCGCACCGCCACCGGCAGGTGATTACCTCCGGTCAGACGACCGGCCGGATTCCGCTGGGCTGCCGCACCCCGAACCCCGGGTTGCTCATCAGCCAGGCCAGGTACGCCGGATGCGGGGCCAACGAGTCGACGTACGCCGCCTTGGCAGTCTCCACCACCAGCTCGGCGCCCTGGGCGGCGAGGGAGTCGGGATGCCAGCCGAGCAGGAGCCGCCAGCGCAGCGGTGTCCCGGCGAGCCGACGGGTCACCAACCCGGCCACCGGACGGAACGTCGCCTGGCACAGCGCCACCGCCACGCCGGCGTCCACCAGGTCGATGCAGCCGCGGATGTCGGTCTCGTACACCTTGCGGGGGGTGAAGCCGGCGCGGGCGCACGCGGCGGCGAAGCAGTCGCCGAAGCAGCCGTCGCCCGGCGCGGCCACCCACTGCTCGTGGCGCAGGTCCGCCAGGCGCACCTCCTCCTGTACGGCGAGGGGGTGCGTCTCCGGCAGCAGCACCAGCACCGGGTCGACGGCCACCTCCTGCCAGCTCAATCCGAAACCCGCCGACGGACTGGCGTCGCCACACACACCGGTGAGCGCGAAGTCCAGCCGGCCGCCGGCCACCAACTGCGCCAACTCGTCCACCGACCAGGAGGCGAACGTGGTGATCTGGATCGGTGGCTGCTCGGCCGCCAACCGGTGCACCAACCGGCCCAGGATCGGGCTGTTCACCCCACCGAACCGGTAGCAGGTGGGAGAACCGCCGGCCCCCGCCAGCCGGGCCGCCTCGTCCTGCAGCCCCTTCATCGCCGGCAGCAGGACCCGGGCCCGGGCCAGCACCAGCTCGCCGAGCGCGGTGGGTCGGGCACCACGCCGGTCCCGGTCGAACAGCGGACCGCCCAGGGTCCGCTCGATGCGTTGGAGCTGGGCGGTGAGGGCCGGCTGGGCCAGGCCGAGCGCCGAGGCCGCCTTCGTCACACTCCCCGTCTCCGCGATCGCGCAGACCACCCGCAGGTGACGCAGCTCCAGGTTCATACGGTGACGGTAGGACTACGTGTCAGCCGGCGGAATAGCCCGAGCGGATCGGTGATAATGAATGCACTTCGGGGCGGGCGGGCGCTCAGTCGCGGGGTGGCTCCGGCAGGTCCGCCAGGTACGTCGGTCGCCGGGTCACCGCGTCGAGCACCTTGTCCACCACACCGACCGCCGGCTCCACGATCCGGTTCCACGGCGGGGTGGCCGGAGTGCTCGGGTGCGGGCGGGTGGGCGCCGCCTCCTCGGCGATCTCCAACCGGTTGCCCAGACGGATCAGCTCCTCCTCGGTCGCGACCGCGCGCAGCTCGGTGACGAGCGCGCCCACCCCCTCGACGTGCTGGCGAACCCGCTCGGCGACGTCGGTCAGCGCCGCGTCCGTCAGACCCTTCAGGGTGTTCAGCAGGCCGGCGTCGGCGGCGATCTCGGCGTCCACCCGTTCGGCGGCGCCCGGCAGAGCGGCGCGCACCGCCGGCAGCAGGTACTGCTCCTCGGCGGACAGGTGCCGCGACAACGCGGCGGTGAGCACCGCCAGTGCCTCCTGCGGTGTGGCGTCCGGGCCGGTCAACTGGTCCAGCAGCGACAGCAGTTGCCGGTGCTCCCGGTCGACGATGTCGGCGATGCTGCGACCAGCGGGCCGGTAGCCCTCCTCGGAGGCGGGCGCGGGCGGCAGCGGCGGCAGGGGAACGGCGGACATGGTGCCCTCCTCGACTGGCGGGCGGAAGCTCCGGCAGGGGACGAACGGTCGTGGGCGGCGGTACCCGAACGCGGCCACCGCGAAACCGGCCCGTCGATGTGTCGACTCGCGGACGCCGGCGCGCCGGCATTTCCGCGCCGGTGCGCCGGCCCGTCGACCAACTCGGGCTGGTATGAAGAGGCGATGACGAGCGATGCCGCCTCCGCCCTAGCCGACCCCACCGCAGAGGTCGTCGACCTCTGCCGCGACCTGCTGCGCATCGACACCACCAACACCGGGGACAACGACACCAGCGTCGGTGAGCGCCGCGCGGCCGAGTACGTGGCGGAGAAGCTCGCCGAGGTGGGCGTGGAGTCCGTCCTGCACGAGTCTGCTGCGGGCCGGGCGAACGTGGTGGCCCGAATCCCGGGCACCGACCCCAGCCGGGGCGCGCTGCTGGTGCACGGCCACCTGGACGTGGTGCCCGCCGACGCCGACGAGTGGTCGGTGCACCCGCTCTCCGGGGAGCTGCGCGACGGCTACCTGTGGGGTCGCGGCGCAATCGACATGAAGGACTTCGACGCGATGGTGCTGGCCGTCGTGCGGCACTGGCAGCGCACCGGCGTACGACCGCCGCGCGACATCGTGCTCGCGTACACCGCCGACGAGGAGGCGGGCAGCGACTACGGCGCGCGTTTCCTGGTGGACAACCACCGGGGCCTCTTCGACGGCTGCACCGAGGCGATCGGCGAAGTCGGCGGCTTCTCCTACTCGGTCAACGACAGTCAGCGGCTCTACCTCATCGAGACGGCCGAGAAGGGCATCGACTGGCTGCGGCTGCACGCCAAGGGTCGCCCCGGGCACGGCTCGATGGTGCACGACGACAACGCGGTCACCGCGCTCGCCGAGGCGGTCGCCCGGATCGGCCGGCACCGCTTTCCGGTGGTGGTCACCGACACCGTACGGGCCTTCCTGACCGAGGTCTCCGACCTGCTCGGCATCGAGTTGGACCCGGACGACCCGGAGACGGCCATCGCCAAGCTCGGCCCGATCGCCAACCTGATCGGCGCGACCATCCGCAACACCGCCAACCCGACCCGGTTGAGCGCCGGTTACAAGGACAACGTCATCCCCGGCCGCGCCACCGCCACCATCGACTGCCGCAGCCTGCCCGGTCAGTCCGAGCTGCTGGAGCGGCAGCTGCGCGAGCTGGTCGGCCCGGACATCGCGATCGAGTACGTCCAGCGGCAGCCGGCGCTGGAGACCACGTTCGACGGTGACCTGGTCGAGGCCATGTCGGCGGCCCTGCGTGCCGAGGACCCGGGGGCGCGGCCGGTACCGTACATGCTCTCCGGTGGCACCGACGCCAAGGCGTTCTCCCAGCTCGGCATCCGCTGCTTCGGGTTCGCCCCGCTCCGGCTGCCCGCCGACCTGAACTTCTCGGCGTTGTTCCACGGCATCGACGAGCGCGTTCCGGTTGACGGACTACAGTTCGGCGTGCGGGTGCTCGACCGGTTCCTCCGCACCTGCTAGCCGCGTCCGGCAGTTGTCGCCGGGCGCGCAATCTCCCCATCGTGAAGGGACTGCCCCACATGACCGACCAGCACGGTGAGCTGGACGCCGCTCTCGAGCGCGTGATCGAAGCGGCCCGCCACCACCTGGCCGCCGTACGCGCCGCTGAGGGCCGCGTCGACGACGACGACGTCTGGCAGGCGTACGTGGCGTTGAACAACGCCTCCTTCGCGTACGACGAGCGGCTGCTCGACGCCTTCGGCGAGGTGACGCCGTGGGATGTCGACTCGATCGACCCGGACGAGGCCGACGAGCGTTTCGGCGGTGCCGACGGGGCCGAGGCCAGCGACCCGCACCCGCGGGTGATCTCGGTGCGCCAGCGCCGTGACTACCGGGTGCCGAGTGTGGCCGCGCTGCTGCGCGTGGCCGAGGCTGCCCGGCGCGAGGGGACCCCGGAGGACGACGAGCCGGCACCGGTGGAGGGCGTCGGCGAGGCGGTGCTGGAGCTGCTGCAGAGCGGCGACGGCTCGCTCGGCGCGCTGGACGTCCCGGAGCTGGAGCCGCTCGACGGGGTGGTCATGGTCAGTGAGGTGGGCACCCCCGTCGACCTGGAGTCGTTCGACGACGACGACGCGGTCGGCCCGTTCCAGCCGGCGGCCGACGACCGGCTGGTCGGCCGGCTCGACGAGCACCCGTTCCTGGAGCTCGACGACGACCACGACCACGCCGGGCACCAGCACTAGACGCACCGATGTGCTGTTGAGCGATAGACCTCAGAGGTATGAATATGACTCTGAGGTCTATCGCTCACTACCGCATCCGTCGCGACGGCGGCGACCGACGGTCACCGCCGGCCGGCTGCGCCCACCGCCCCAGCCAGGGTGCGGACTTCCTCGTCTGGTCGACGGCCCGGGGCCCGCACAGGCCCCGGGCGCCACGGCCCGTTCAGTACGACAGGCCCGGCTGCGGCTGGTTGACCCGCCGGCGACGCAGCACCACCTGCCGCGTGCCGTCGCGGTACAGCCGCACCCGGGCCAACTCCCATCCGGAGAACTCTGCCTGGATCGCCAACTGCGCCGCGGCGGTCAACCGGTCGACGTTCGGCGGCAACCGCAGCGGCGCGTATTCGTAGTCCATGCCATCCATGCTGCCCAGCCCAGCGGCCATTCGCCACCCCCTCCGGGGTGACCGACGCCGCTGCGACGGCGCGCCCCTCGGGTCAGCCGTCGCGCTCGGGGTAGCCGACCGGCACGGCCGAGACGTCGTCCAGCGCTGTGGTGATCTCCTCGGGCAGTGTGATCCGTTCCACCTGGAGAGCGCCGAGCAACTGACCCACCGTCCGGGCGCCGAGGATCGGCGCGGTCACCCCCGGCCGGTCCCGGATCCAGGCCAACGCCACCTCCAGCGGCGACACCCCCAACCCACCGGCCGCCGTCGCCACCGCCTCCACGATGCTGGAGCAGCGCGGTTCCAGGTAGGTCGCGACGAACCGTTCGAAATGCGGCGACGCGGCCCGGGAATCCGCCGGACGGCCGTGCCGGTACTTGCCGGTCAGCACCCCCCGGCCCAGCGGGGACCAGGGCAGCACGCCGAGACCGAGCGCGTCGCACGCGGGCAGCACCTCCCGCTCCACACCCCGTTCCAGCAGCGAGTACTCCACCTGGGCGGCGACCACGGGCGCCCGGCCTGGCCAGGCGGTCTGCCAGGCGGCGGCCCGCGCGGTCTGCCAGCCGGAGAAGTTCGACACCCCGACGTAGCGGACCTTGCCGCTGGCCACCGCGTGGTCCAGCGCGGCCAGGGTCTCCTCGAGCGGGGTGTCCGGGTCGTAGCCGTGCACCTGGAACAGGTCGACGTGGTCGGTGCCGAGCCGGCGCAGCGACGCGTCCAATGTCCGGAGCAGGTGCCCCCGGGAGCCGTCGCGACGTCGGCCGCTGCCCGGCCGCAATCCGGCCTTGGTGGCGATGAGCAGCTCCTCGCGCGGCACGAGGGAGCCCAGCAGCGAGCCGATCACCGACTCGGCGTCACCGTCGCCGTACACGTCGGCGGTGTCGATCAGGTTGCCGCCCGCGTCCAGGTAACTCTTCAACTGGGCGGCCGCATCGTCGGCGTCGGTGTCCCGGCCCCAGGTCATGGTGCCGAGCGCGAGCCGGGAAACCGCCAGCCCGCTTCGGCCGAGCGGTCGCTGTTGCATGGGTGAACCTTATTTCGAACCTGCCGCCACGGATATCCTCGCTCCCGTATCTCTGCCGGTTCTGCCGGTTCCGCCGCCCGGGGCTGTCCCGATGGAGGGGGGATCAAAGGTGTCGAGCCGGTGATCGACTCCGTTATCGGCATTGCGTAACCTGGTGCGACCTGTGCCACGGATGGGGGAGGACCAGTGCGACTCGGGCTCAGTCTTGGATACCAGACGGCGTGGAGCACACCGGCCGACCACCTGGCGCTGGCGCAGGAGGCGGACCGGCTGGGCTATTCGGTGGTGTGGGCGGCGGAGGCGTACGGCTCCGACTCGCCCAGCATGCTGGCCTGGATGGCCGGCCAGACCGAACGGATCGACGTCGGCGCCGCGGTGATGCAGATCCCCGCCCGTACGCCGGCGGCCACCGCGATGACCGCCGCCACCATCGACGCGCTCTCCGGTGGCCGGTTCCGCCTCGGCCTGGGCGTCTCCGGGCCGCAGGTCTCCGAGGGCTGGCACGGGGTGCGGTTCGCCAAGCCCCTCGCCCGCACCCGCGAGTTCGTCGACATCGTGAAGCTGGCCGTCGCCCGCAAGGAGGTGGCGTACGACGGCGAGCACTACACGCTGCCGCTGCCGGACGGCCCTGGTAAGGCCCTGCGGCTGGGCTTCCACCCACCCCGCGAGCACATACCGATCTACCTGGCCGCGGTCGGTCCGAAGAACCTGGAGCTGGCCGGCGAGATCGCCGACGGCTGGCTGGCCGTGTTCTACGCCCCGGAGTTCGCCGAGGAGCAGCTCGCCTCGGTCCGCGCCGGGCGGGCCAAGGTCGGCAAGGAGTTGGCCGGCTTCGACGTGGTGCCGTCGGTGCCCGTGGTGATCGGTGACGACGTGGCCTCCTGCGCCGAGCTGGTGCGCTGGTACGCGGCGCTGTACGTGGGTGGCATGGGCAGCCGCCAGCAGAACTTCTACAACCAGCTGGCCACCCGGATGGGGTACGGCGACGCC is a window of Micromonospora sp. WMMD961 DNA encoding:
- a CDS encoding LysR family transcriptional regulator, encoding MNLELRHLRVVCAIAETGSVTKAASALGLAQPALTAQLQRIERTLGGPLFDRDRRGARPTALGELVLARARVLLPAMKGLQDEAARLAGAGGSPTCYRFGGVNSPILGRLVHRLAAEQPPIQITTFASWSVDELAQLVAGGRLDFALTGVCGDASPSAGFGLSWQEVAVDPVLVLLPETHPLAVQEEVRLADLRHEQWVAAPGDGCFGDCFAAACARAGFTPRKVYETDIRGCIDLVDAGVAVALCQATFRPVAGLVTRRLAGTPLRWRLLLGWHPDSLAAQGAELVVETAKAAYVDSLAPHPAYLAWLMSNPGFGVRQPSGIRPVV
- a CDS encoding ATP-dependent Clp protease ATP-binding subunit; the protein is MMGPGDIGSDPWDEFLARYFGRGEGGRRPPHRVDITRLMTADAREMLADAARRAAQRQSSDLDTDHLLWAALQREPLRDLVRRAGADPDTLLNALGGKGDGAPRGEVPPNLSLTPAAKRALLDAHQLSRAMGANYIGPEHILMALPLNPESPAGRMLAAGRIQPESLQAANAERGPMTGPKPDRGTPTLDQYGQDLTDLARNDQIDPVIGRADEIEQAVEILSRRTKNNPVLIGEAGVGKTAIVEGLAERICDGDVPQTLLGKRVVQLDLAGLVAGTRYRGDFEERLKKVIDEIRAHRDELIIFLDEIHTLVGAGGAGSEGGMDASNMLKPALARGELRVIGATTLDEYRKSIEKDAALARRFQPVLVPEPSVDDTIAILRGLRDRYEAHHQVRFTDEALVAAAELSDRYVTDRFLPDKAIDLIDQAGARVRLRTRTPASDVRELEQELDEVRRDKEQAVTDEQYERASALRDRIAELEDAIRRANGEDGSSGSQVPEVGPQEIAEVVSRATGIPVSQLTEEERDRLLRLEGHLHQKVVGQDDAVTAVAEAVRRSRAGLADPERPMGSFLFLGPTGVGKTELARALAEALFGEADRMVRVDMSEFQERHTVSRLVGAPPGYVGYEEAGQLTEAVRRRPYAVVLLDEIEKAHPDVFNILLQVLDDGRLTDSQGRTVNFKNTVLIMTSNLGSELITGAQRAVGFGTGDVGSEQENDELRERLMRRLQENFRPEFLNRIDEVIIFRRLEAEQLRDITALLLEETRRRMHAQDLQVEFTTAGIDWLAEHGYQPEFGARPLRRVIQREVDNHLSRMLLESAISPGQKVTVDVRDGALSFDVSAGERGYTAATTTHPR
- a CDS encoding M20/M25/M40 family metallo-hydrolase; the encoded protein is MTSDAASALADPTAEVVDLCRDLLRIDTTNTGDNDTSVGERRAAEYVAEKLAEVGVESVLHESAAGRANVVARIPGTDPSRGALLVHGHLDVVPADADEWSVHPLSGELRDGYLWGRGAIDMKDFDAMVLAVVRHWQRTGVRPPRDIVLAYTADEEAGSDYGARFLVDNHRGLFDGCTEAIGEVGGFSYSVNDSQRLYLIETAEKGIDWLRLHAKGRPGHGSMVHDDNAVTALAEAVARIGRHRFPVVVTDTVRAFLTEVSDLLGIELDPDDPETAIAKLGPIANLIGATIRNTANPTRLSAGYKDNVIPGRATATIDCRSLPGQSELLERQLRELVGPDIAIEYVQRQPALETTFDGDLVEAMSAALRAEDPGARPVPYMLSGGTDAKAFSQLGIRCFGFAPLRLPADLNFSALFHGIDERVPVDGLQFGVRVLDRFLRTC
- a CDS encoding aldo/keto reductase; the encoded protein is MQQRPLGRSGLAVSRLALGTMTWGRDTDADDAAAQLKSYLDAGGNLIDTADVYGDGDAESVIGSLLGSLVPREELLIATKAGLRPGSGRRRDGSRGHLLRTLDASLRRLGTDHVDLFQVHGYDPDTPLEETLAALDHAVASGKVRYVGVSNFSGWQTARAAAWQTAWPGRAPVVAAQVEYSLLERGVEREVLPACDALGLGVLPWSPLGRGVLTGKYRHGRPADSRAASPHFERFVATYLEPRCSSIVEAVATAAGGLGVSPLEVALAWIRDRPGVTAPILGARTVGQLLGALQVERITLPEEITTALDDVSAVPVGYPERDG
- a CDS encoding DUF5703 family protein, with the translated sequence MDYEYAPLRLPPNVDRLTAAAQLAIQAEFSGWELARVRLYRDGTRQVVLRRRRVNQPQPGLSY
- a CDS encoding DUF3140 domain-containing protein, with translation MVREARLDPEVEVLWEDFHAEVNVPSEQLRTWLLTRGSGEDSFSPNPDLDLPQPGREILKVLNKRKVDLTPEDIEVMREAVERIRELMDAKPARGNADDGWRHSLLDLGHDPLVER
- a CDS encoding LLM class F420-dependent oxidoreductase, which produces MRLGLSLGYQTAWSTPADHLALAQEADRLGYSVVWAAEAYGSDSPSMLAWMAGQTERIDVGAAVMQIPARTPAATAMTAATIDALSGGRFRLGLGVSGPQVSEGWHGVRFAKPLARTREFVDIVKLAVARKEVAYDGEHYTLPLPDGPGKALRLGFHPPREHIPIYLAAVGPKNLELAGEIADGWLAVFYAPEFAEEQLASVRAGRAKVGKELAGFDVVPSVPVVIGDDVASCAELVRWYAALYVGGMGSRQQNFYNQLATRMGYGDAAREVQDLYLAKRQRDAAAAVPMEFIDRTSLLGPKERVAERMREYAAAGVTTLSVTLFVADRDSGIQTLRTVAEALDLSGVGE
- a CDS encoding hemerythrin domain-containing protein, producing the protein MSAVPLPPLPPAPASEEGYRPAGRSIADIVDREHRQLLSLLDQLTGPDATPQEALAVLTAALSRHLSAEEQYLLPAVRAALPGAAERVDAEIAADAGLLNTLKGLTDAALTDVAERVRQHVEGVGALVTELRAVATEEELIRLGNRLEIAEEAAPTRPHPSTPATPPWNRIVEPAVGVVDKVLDAVTRRPTYLADLPEPPRD